ttgcaaaaaatgcaatcaagttctaaaatttgtcaaaatagttcaattgagtcctaaagttaacaccgtcgGTCTTactaacggaaaatgctgacgtggcgccGATGtagcattttaaatgatttttattttccacctagctttttaaaataactttttattcaCACCGACCCCTTCGGCGATGGGTAGCGCGGGGCAACAGCGCCAAagcttccattttatttatttttatttttttaatagtttttaaaagatgaattttagtttttaaaaataattttttaaaaatttgaataaaaattattttaaaaagctaggtggaaaataaaaataataatttaaaatgtcatgtcagcattttccgtcATTCTTGCGACGATGTTAACTTTAGAACTCAAATGaaccattttgacaagttttaggacttgattacatttttttcaagttttaggactcaattgcattttcgtaacaagttttaggacttctattacACTTATcccttattttaaaaaatcatatcatattTCCATCAGAACCAATTTTTCCAAGCAACTTTGATATAGAGTCAGATTCGGTATCtctttcatcatcttcatcattctCAATCTCTGCCATTGATTCTTATAAAATTATGCCGATAACTTCATCACTATTCGTGGCCAACCCTCCAGACCAAGATATGGAATCCAACCCTTCTGAACTGGAGGTCGTTCAACCTAACAATCCATCTCAGAATTTAACTCCCTCTTCTAAACAGGTTTTCACTGTTGATGATGTTTCCTATTCAAAATGACTAGAGAGATTTGAAGAATTCCATACTTGGCTAAATGCTCAATCTCTTACCAATCGGAATAAATATAATGtcatttttggttttgtcacaaGATTTACAGATAGTCTCAAACATTGGTGGCAATCAATGACAGAATAGGACGAACTCCAATTTTTGCTTTCACCTAATTTTGGTCATGCCATGACTTTCTTATACCATTTTTTCATTGGTAAACCTTTTGACCTTCAGGagttcaaaagaaaataatttttttaaagaaaatgttgctctctccaaaaaaaaaaaaaaaacatctcgATAAACACTATCAGGAAATGCTTAAGCTCTTCTACGGTATTGGAGCTGATCCAAACCTAAAACAAGTCTTTTTTACTTCCATCCCCAAAAAATTATCTCAACAAGTCGAGAAATCTTTTCTcaacaaacaaaagagaattgtgGACAATCATTTGAGAGAAATATAACAAAGTAATTGTCTAGGGGCAGTTTTTGGCAAAAGAGAATTGtgtttaatattttaattttgcctcaagaaatattttttctatgaATGTAAGAACCACCCCAGTAATTGTCCAATTTTTTCCCCAATGTTCCATAACAACAAAAATCTTCGAATTCAATCTTCCtaacaaagatttgatcattggtTGGGACATCATGACCTAGATTTCTCAGCTTCGTatcattcatggaaaatgtcttaagtataaagatcaattctctgaattcatcaatatccaaagacttttttccatccaaatgaatCTGTTAGATCCGATCATGCagaagttgttagaatcttaTTCAGAATCTCATTCTAAATTCtctcaaaaatattctcatcctttatggaaaaatccagaATTTTTTGTTCGCAttcccttaaaaaaatgaaaacacaatTCAACCAAGGTGAGTCATATGGGAATAAAGCGTAACACTGGTCTCGCCTGAAGGAATGCTTAGAACTACTGCAATAAggttttaatgaaattttaaactctcaatgggcttgtgaagctttttatgtcaataagcgggacgagcaaaacaaaggaaagatgCGATAGGTAATAAATTATCAGCTTCTTAACCTTTTTCCTCCAAGATAACAAATTCTCTCTACCTTTTAGAAATTCTCTCTTTATCGAATTATCAAAAGCccatatctattccaaatttcattttaaagcCGGATTTTGATAATTGAGCATTCATCCTGAAAATAGGCCCAAAACAGAATTCTGTATACCAAATCAacatttccaatggaaagttcttccttttggcctaaaagtGGCACCATTCCTATTTCAAAAGGCCATGTACTGAATTTTCCAACCAGTCTTGTCAAACGCGACAGTATACATTGATGACATCCTGCTCTAGACCAAATGCACCAGCAGAAgtcaacatgtacatcatgaggcatgctttccatacttttcaccacaatgaaaagtataagatcGAAAGAATACGAGATTAGCCAAGCTAACAATACCCCCAAGAGATTGTTGAAAAGATCCAAAATGACGACCTCACTGAAAATTTAGAACACcttatgtggcaatgccacaaaaatctattcaaattccatagaagtttaattctttattcttttgaaTTAAATTCCAGCTATTCGTTCATACACCCTTTAATCCGGAAATAAGATGACTTCCTTAATCAACTGCGATgattattatggtacttaaccaataagtacttaatagctattgaaattccaaccagaaggttAATTGCTAACCTAACCAGGATATTTGGGCTTAATCGaaacattgaaaaggaaagtgacAGAAACCTTTTGGCTTTCCTCAATTGGTTTTATCCTTCCACTCACTGAAAGCATCTCCTATAGCAAGAATTGAGAACTGTCCAACTAGACCTAGAGATCCACATTGTTCTATTCTTTCGAAAACCATGggcttttgtaaaaaaaaacaatggcatCATTACCAGTGCTCCACAAAGTATAGGAActacatcctataaacctcaatCACACCTTAAGGAACCTCGGATTTAAAAATCTTTTCAAGTCCTGTTGGTTGCTGTGAACACTAGTATCGAAAATTCCAGAGAGTTTTATGCCAAGAGAACAAGACCATCCCTAAAGACGtatggaattataatgtacCAACTGCATAGGATCATTATAACCTTGCATCAAAAGCTAAATAAGCACTCGAAGAATTCAGGCATGTTGCAAGGACAACCTCATCATCACATGAGCAAGAGATGACAGACATAGATGACAAGACCCCTATGCACAATGGGGGGCCCTCTATCTCAAGACCTTTATGATCAAAGACCCATGTCCTTATTTTTAGAGATGGACAAATCTTACTATGCTCAACCTTCCAATTAGTCTCAACCAAATATGCTTGCCTACACTCCAGGATCCTCTAGGaatcatgaagaagcatcttcaTCAAACGAGGCAAACACGTGGAATACCCGAACTCCCTCAGATATTCAACTTGCAGAACctgaacaaaaatatgaagaatattttcttgcaaaaatgCATAGTTCTGATGATTCGGACTATGACTACAATACCCATGACGGAAGAGATCACTGACCGTAGCAAGTCACTATAGCAAATTACTATAGCAGTAGATTAGGGAAATCACTATTCATTATCACTGTTCATATTGCCGAGAATAATTCCCGATCGAATTTTCCGAAGCCCCTGTCTATTTTAAGACCCGTGAGCTTGGTCATTATTTGTTTGTGACTTCCtaatgcctataaaaggcaaGGAAGATGTAATGCGTTGGGCAGAGTCCTTTAAAGTAAAGTGAGTATTTTGTTAAAACTCTTAATGTCTTtctaaacacttcttcttctccagtcTAGTAGGATCCTCTAAAAAATGCAGCTCAAATAGTTCGAAATGTTACCATCCTAGCATCTccgagtgtctctaggctctaaACTAAAACTCTAagtagtttttttattaaaatgttgTCCCTAAAGGGCTTGAGAGAGGTTTGCCTATAGTAGGAAGGCATActtgcaaatatatatttaagtatcaaaatcaaagaagaaatgaacacttaagtgtcaacagTGAGAATTTCCAATCAAACGGCTAATGTGACTATTTTCAACGAAAAATTTAAATGTGGCAtttctttaaatatatatttatatataacatAGCTAGATAAATCCAAAACGACATCTTTttaatccaaatttgatttttaatataaattaaattaaattgtgagagtgagagagagagagagagagagagagagagagagagagagagagagagagagaatcaacaAGGGTCTCCACGACCCTCACCATTGCTGCCCCACTATTGTCGAAAAGGGCCAGTGATGGCAGGGCGAGGATTAACGGGGGTCACTTGGCCTCAACTAGTAGTCAACAACTCTAATCGACCATAGGCGAGCACCTACatgccctcacctagatttagCTCAAGGTGTCACGGCCCTCCCTAAATCAGGTGAGGGTTGCTAGCCCTCATCCAAATTGGGCCAGGCTGCCCATTACCACCACATAGATTTgctcctttttaaaattttggtttttaatttaactaattaatatttatattaaaaatcaaatttgagaaCAAACAAATCATGTTTTAAAATAAGGATTGTTGCGTCGACATTTCAACAAACTACATAAATCgaaatgccaatttttttttaaaaagtgacaGTTAAATATAGTTTTAGGAAGATTTGGCACTTATATGTACTTACCCGCGGTAAGTTTTGGTGCTTGCGTTTTCGTGCCTTGCGAAAGTCACACGGTCGGCGCTTCttcttttgtgaaataaaaaCCCGTCTGAGTGACGATGAGTTGAGCTGGACCATTGAGAAGCCTCGGCTTTCTTCGTTCAGCGGCGATGGCTTCCAGGACTATGTCTTCTTCAGCTGCAAAAGGTAAACTTTCCTCTCTCTTCGCACACCCACTTAGAAATTCTCCCCAAAGTTTCAAGCTTTCCCAAGAACTCGCCGGTAGAGACTCGCCTCCGCCCCCAAAATCCACACTTTCCGCCGACGCAGAGGACCGAGCTCGGTCCACTCTTTTCCTCGAGAAGAAGTGGAAAACGGGGGATTTCACCGTGGACGAAGCGCTCCGCCATTTCGATCGCATGATATCCATCCGACCCGTTCCTCCCGCTTCGTCGTTCCGCGTGTTATTGGGTGCCCTGTCTAAGAAGAAGCATTACTCTGCGGTGATTTCTCTCCGCAGAAAGCTGGAAGTTACTGGGCTCCTGTCTGATTAttttttgctgaaaattctATTGAACTGCTTCTGCAATGAGAAGCGGTTAAAGGATGCTTTTGCGGTTTTGGGGGCGATTTTTCGCCGAGGGTATTTCCCTGATATAGTCACCTATAATCAATTGGTGAAGGGATTGTGCTTAAATCATAAAATTGGTGAAGGGGTCGCCTTGTTTAAGAAAATGGTGCGTTCGGGTTGCAGGCCGACTGTTGTTACTTATGGCACTTTGATTAGTGGGTTATGTCAGACCGGTAATACGAGCACGGCGCTCAAGTTACATGAAGAAATGCTGAGTAGCAATGGTGAACATAGCGTTGTATGCAAGCCAAATATAGTTTGTTACGGTGCTATTATTGATGGACTTTGCAAAGATGGGTTACTAGAAGAGGCCAGCAAACTTTTCAAGGAGATGAAAGATAATGGTATTTCACCAAATTTGGTTGTTTACAACTCGCTGATACATGGCTTGTGTTGCATGGGACAGTACAAGGAAGCAACTGATTTGCTTAATGAGATGGTGGATAAAAGAATCGAACCTGATGTAGTTATATTTAAttctcttttgaattttctttgcaaAGAGGGGAAGTTCAATGAAGCCGAAGACATGCttaaattgatgattgagaggGGTGTAGATCCTAGTACTGTTACCTATAACACAATAATGGATGGCTTGTGTTTAGCGGGTAAGATTGATGAGGCAAGGGAACTGCTTGCTCATTTGATGAGTAAGGGTTGTCTAGTTAGCGAAGTCAGCTACAATGTGCTGATCAACGGTTATTGCAATCAGGGAAGTATGGAAGAAGCCATGAATATGTATAAGGAGATGATTAACAATGGTGTTAAGCCAACAATTGTCACCTTCAATTGCCTAATTGATGGGTTGTGCAAAGCACGGAATCTGCAAGCTGCATGGGACTTATTCCACATGTTGCAGCAGGATGGGTTAGCACCAAATGTTGTAACATACTCTATCATGATAAATGGGCTCTGCCGACAATGTCAACTTGAAGAGGCAAATCTGCTACTTGCGAAAATGGAAGACAATGGCTGTGTGCCAAATGTAGTCACATTCAACACATTGATGCAtgctttttgtcaaaataatgaGGCGTTGAAAGTGATTGATCTGCTTAAGAGAATGGCGGGAAAAAATATGGTACCAGATTCAACCACGGCATCTATAGTATTTGACTTGCTTTCAAAGGataaaaattatcacaagtaTCTGACTTTACTTCCAGCatttccttcatgaaaatcTGTGGTGAAGACACAGTGTGGTCATGGGCATGCTTTTTGCATAAGGACTGCAGCAGACAAGACCAGCATCATATTGCCATTGCGATTTTTGGTGGATGGTAAGTCGAATTTTCAACTGTACTCAGCTAGCTTTGGCAGTGCGGTTTTCATAGGTCATTTAGATATTATAATTGATGCAGGTTTTTGATACTATTGAATGCATGTAAAGAAGCATGTGGCGCATTCCTTGGTATGCGCATCCATATATAATTGCTTTATGTTTTGGCCAATCATTAAATCTTATGCTCTTTACCTGCATAGAGCAGATAGGGTGGATTGTACCATCCAGTCACATAGCTGTTGGAATGCCTGTGTAGGAGACTCGATCTCTAAGATGTCTTGCAGCTCTGCACCACTGGGTCGCATGCGGTGCATTTGGAAATGGAAAGGACGTACCAAAAGAGTTTTAGAGTTCCTTGTCAGAAGCTGTTGCTTCCAGAAGGTAAGAGAACGGTTGCAAGGTTCTGCGGTGGTGAGCTAGATTGGAGTTGGAGAAAGCACTTTCACTGAAGCAGCAAAAGGAGTGATGCACTGAGGGATCAAAAGATGACTTTAAAACTCTTCTCACTCGATACAGAGACTAACAAAGAGTGTTATTACGAGAAACAAACTCAAACCATCAGTAGAATAAGGTAACTTTAGTCAAGAACAAT
The sequence above is drawn from the Eucalyptus grandis isolate ANBG69807.140 chromosome 11, ASM1654582v1, whole genome shotgun sequence genome and encodes:
- the LOC120289425 gene encoding putative pentatricopeptide repeat-containing protein At1g12700, mitochondrial, producing MASRTMSSSAAKGKLSSLFAHPLRNSPQSFKLSQELAGRDSPPPPKSTLSADAEDRARSTLFLEKKWKTGDFTVDEALRHFDRMISIRPVPPASSFRVLLGALSKKKHYSAVISLRRKLEVTGLLSDYFLLKILLNCFCNEKRLKDAFAVLGAIFRRGYFPDIVTYNQLVKGLCLNHKIGEGVALFKKMVRSGCRPTVVTYGTLISGLCQTGNTSTALKLHEEMLSSNGEHSVVCKPNIVCYGAIIDGLCKDGLLEEASKLFKEMKDNGISPNLVVYNSLIHGLCCMGQYKEATDLLNEMVDKRIEPDVVIFNSLLNFLCKEGKFNEAEDMLKLMIERGVDPSTVTYNTIMDGLCLAGKIDEARELLAHLMSKGCLVSEVSYNVLINGYCNQGSMEEAMNMYKEMINNGVKPTIVTFNCLIDGLCKARNLQAAWDLFHMLQQDGLAPNVVTYSIMINGLCRQCQLEEANLLLAKMEDNGCVPNVVTFNTLMHAFCQNNEALKVIDLLKRMAGKNMVPDSTTASIVFDLLSKDKNYHKYLTLLPAFPS